A window of the Fulvia fulva chromosome 3, complete sequence genome harbors these coding sequences:
- a CDS encoding Dolichyl-diphosphooligosaccharide--protein glycosyltransferase subunit DAD1 — translation MPPRKSPNAIAFPAKVIDRSTSAQPIKSTSTTASSSQQPAIRSLQDAQNILINVWNNYVAQTPQRTKLLDAFLAFLAVVGALQFVYCVIAGNYPFNAFLSGFSACVGQFVLTVSLRIQTNPNNKADFESISHERAFADFVFGSMILHFFCVNFIN, via the exons ATGCCACCACGCAAATCGCCGAACGCGATCGCCTTCCCTGCCAAAGTCATCGACCGCAGCACCTCAGCCCAGCCCATCAAGTCCACATCTACCACCGCCTCCTCATCACAACAACCCGCGATCCGCTCCCTTCAAGATGCACAGAATATCTTGATCAATGTGTGGAACAACTACGTTGCCCAAACACCTCAACGGACAAAGCTCCTCGATGCATTCCTCGCGTTCCTGGCGGTGGTTGGAGCATTGCAGTTCGTGTACTGTGTGATAGCTGGAAACTAC CCATTCAATGCTTTCCTATCTGGTTTCTCGGCATGTGTGGGACAGTTCGTGCTCACGGTCAGTCTAAGGATCCAGACGAACCCGAACAACAAGGCGGACTTCGAGAGTATATCACATGAGAG GGCATTTGCGGACTTCGTTTTTGGGAGCATGATCTTGCATTTCTTCTGTGTGAACTTCATCAACTAG